In one window of Planctomycetia bacterium DNA:
- a CDS encoding MATE family efflux transporter → MPHELTPRPAARLRSWWNGEAGLREALVISVPLVISSLSWTVMNFIDRLFLLSYSEDAVAAALPAGIMAFAVICFPLGIASYASTFVAQYFGAGRLRQIGPMVWQAMWLGIITVPLAIAVIPLAPALFRSFGGSEAIVQSEFDYFRTLSYSGGAMVLSAALSAFFSGRGNVRVVMVVDTLAAVVNVVLDYAWIFGKWGFPESGIAGAGWATTVAIWFKTIVYLVLFLRPQFQEQFATLSGRRFDLDMMKRLFRYGVAGGMQMQLEVFAFGSFTLLVGGLGQHALAATSLAFNVNNFAFMPIWGIGMATSTMVGRRLGEERPELATRAVWSCMAWGLLYMGAICLFYVVFPQLVLWPHRQFKMEGHDFAELEAETIVLLRFVAAFGLFDAVNILFAGALKGAGDVKFVLVGSVAIAAFSVAVTKLGLMQGLGLYWCWYVLTAWVVLLAALFRHRFLHGPWRSMRVIEPQG, encoded by the coding sequence ATGCCCCACGAGCTCACGCCCCGCCCCGCTGCCCGTCTTCGTTCCTGGTGGAACGGCGAGGCGGGCCTGCGCGAAGCGCTCGTGATCTCCGTGCCGCTCGTGATCTCGTCGCTGTCGTGGACGGTGATGAACTTCATCGACCGGCTGTTTCTCTTGAGCTACTCGGAAGACGCCGTCGCGGCGGCGCTGCCGGCCGGCATTATGGCATTCGCCGTGATCTGCTTTCCGCTCGGCATCGCGTCGTACGCGTCGACATTCGTCGCCCAGTATTTCGGAGCAGGGCGACTGCGACAGATCGGGCCGATGGTTTGGCAGGCGATGTGGCTCGGGATCATCACCGTGCCGCTGGCGATCGCCGTCATTCCGCTGGCTCCGGCCCTGTTCCGCAGCTTCGGCGGGTCGGAGGCGATCGTACAATCGGAGTTCGACTACTTTCGCACGCTCAGCTACTCCGGCGGGGCGATGGTCCTTTCGGCCGCGCTGTCGGCCTTCTTCAGCGGGCGCGGCAACGTGCGCGTGGTGATGGTCGTCGATACGCTGGCCGCCGTCGTCAATGTCGTCCTCGATTATGCTTGGATCTTCGGCAAGTGGGGCTTTCCCGAAAGCGGCATCGCCGGAGCCGGCTGGGCGACGACCGTGGCGATTTGGTTCAAGACGATCGTGTACCTCGTCCTCTTTCTCCGCCCCCAATTTCAGGAACAATTCGCCACGCTCTCGGGCCGACGTTTCGACCTGGACATGATGAAGCGTCTATTTCGCTACGGCGTGGCCGGCGGGATGCAAATGCAGCTCGAAGTGTTCGCGTTCGGCAGCTTCACGCTCTTGGTCGGAGGGCTCGGTCAGCATGCGCTAGCCGCGACGAGCCTTGCCTTCAACGTAAACAACTTCGCCTTCATGCCGATCTGGGGCATCGGCATGGCGACGTCGACGATGGTCGGTCGCAGGCTCGGCGAAGAACGACCGGAACTCGCGACGCGCGCCGTCTGGTCGTGCATGGCGTGGGGCTTGCTCTACATGGGTGCGATCTGTTTGTTCTACGTCGTGTTTCCGCAACTCGTTCTCTGGCCCCATCGCCAGTTCAAAATGGAAGGACACGACTTCGCTGAGCTCGAAGCCGAAACGATCGTGCTGCTCCGCTTCGTCGCCGCGTTCGGCTTGTTCGACGCCGTGAACATCCTCTTCGCCGGAGCGCTGAAGGGTGCCGGCGACGTGAAGTTCGTGCTCGTCGGCTCCGTCGCGATCGCAGCGTTCTCCGTCGCCGTGACGAAGCTCGGCCTGATGCAAGGGCTCGGACTCTATTGGTGCTGGTACGTCCTCACAGCCTGGGTCGTGCTCCTCGCGGCGTTGTTTCGACATCGATTCCTGCACGGGCCCTGGCGCTCGATGCGCGTAATCGAGCCGCAGGGATAA
- a CDS encoding Gfo/Idh/MocA family oxidoreductase, which produces MAAKKKFRCAVLSAIKHDYVARGMAAHPRFELVVVADDPQTPDWTHERNQRFADEFKIPYVRDVERALREYDVDVAIVSPEAERHVDLSVRAAKLGKHVVQDKPLTTSRAEADRLVGAIEEAGVRFLMWNRNGLPAVQHVASQIAGGAIGKPYAVHLDFYFAKDAGPAKKPRPAGEPPMDWHEHQKAAHVDGSDGGLGKAPMGELSIEGIYPLAYLRMLTGAKVKRVFATTASAFHQLHSDHDVEDLGAVSLELEGGQIASLCIGRIGLASHPSGGEIKLHVLGDRGALVAGESRPEVGVYYRGQKAGEARGRRVAAENEFFMAEDFAGAIDEKRPTMLDARASRSIFATVEAALESGRTGKAVEVRH; this is translated from the coding sequence ATGGCCGCGAAGAAAAAATTCCGCTGTGCCGTGCTAAGCGCCATCAAGCACGACTACGTCGCGCGCGGCATGGCCGCACATCCGCGCTTCGAGTTGGTCGTCGTCGCCGACGATCCTCAGACGCCGGATTGGACCCATGAGCGCAATCAGCGCTTCGCCGACGAGTTCAAGATTCCGTATGTTCGCGACGTCGAACGGGCGCTGCGCGAATACGATGTCGACGTGGCGATCGTCAGTCCCGAGGCGGAGCGGCATGTCGACCTGAGCGTGCGGGCCGCGAAGCTCGGCAAGCATGTGGTGCAAGATAAGCCGCTCACGACTTCGCGCGCCGAGGCCGATCGGCTCGTCGGCGCGATCGAAGAGGCCGGCGTTCGCTTTCTGATGTGGAATCGCAACGGCCTTCCGGCCGTGCAGCATGTCGCCAGCCAGATCGCCGGCGGCGCGATCGGCAAGCCGTATGCGGTGCATCTCGACTTCTATTTCGCCAAAGATGCCGGCCCGGCGAAGAAGCCGCGCCCGGCCGGCGAGCCGCCGATGGATTGGCACGAACATCAGAAAGCGGCCCACGTCGACGGCTCCGACGGCGGCCTCGGCAAAGCGCCGATGGGAGAGCTTTCGATCGAGGGAATTTATCCGTTGGCCTATCTGCGGATGCTCACCGGCGCAAAGGTGAAGCGCGTGTTTGCGACGACCGCCTCGGCGTTCCATCAGTTGCATTCCGATCACGACGTCGAAGACCTCGGCGCGGTGAGCCTCGAGCTCGAAGGCGGTCAGATCGCTTCGCTCTGCATCGGCCGGATCGGTTTGGCAAGTCATCCGAGCGGCGGCGAGATCAAGCTGCATGTGCTCGGCGATCGTGGCGCGCTGGTCGCCGGAGAGTCGCGGCCGGAAGTCGGCGTTTACTATCGTGGGCAAAAGGCCGGCGAGGCGCGAGGCCGGCGCGTGGCGGCCGAGAACGAGTTTTTCATGGCCGAAGATTTCGCCGGAGCGATCGACGAGAAACGCCCGACGATGCTCGATGCCCGCGCTTCTCGTTCGATCTTCGCAACGGTCGAAGCGGCACTTGAGTCGGGCCGCACCGGTAAAGCCGTCGAGGTGCGACACTAA
- a CDS encoding aldolase yields MTGREIIAALKAGRYVYSTAFVSPSPLWATVVKQIGIDFVFLDSEHTPQDRNTLSSMCQTYGALGIPAVVRVPCNDPYEACKVLDGGAGGVIGPYLETADQARAMVGAVKWRPLKGAKLEKALRDPSTMEPELKKYLEERNGDKIFIANIESVQAIQNLHDICSVPGIDAVLIGPHDLSCSLGIPEQYDHPKFDEAARTIFRIAREHGVGAGIHCWFGNDKHIAWAKAGANLVMHSSDIASFSKTLKTGIAELREGLDGTKR; encoded by the coding sequence ATGACCGGACGTGAGATCATCGCCGCGTTGAAAGCGGGCCGCTATGTCTATTCGACCGCCTTCGTGTCGCCGTCGCCGCTCTGGGCGACCGTCGTGAAGCAGATCGGCATCGACTTCGTGTTTCTCGACAGCGAACACACGCCGCAAGATCGGAACACGCTTTCGAGCATGTGTCAGACGTACGGAGCGCTCGGCATTCCGGCCGTGGTGCGCGTGCCGTGCAACGATCCTTACGAAGCCTGCAAGGTGCTCGATGGAGGAGCCGGCGGCGTGATCGGCCCTTATCTGGAAACGGCCGATCAGGCCCGCGCGATGGTCGGCGCGGTGAAGTGGCGACCGCTCAAAGGGGCGAAGCTCGAAAAAGCGCTCCGCGACCCGAGCACGATGGAGCCGGAGTTGAAGAAGTATCTCGAAGAGCGCAACGGCGACAAGATTTTCATCGCCAACATCGAGAGCGTCCAGGCGATTCAAAACCTGCACGACATCTGCTCCGTGCCCGGAATCGACGCCGTGTTGATCGGCCCGCACGATCTTTCGTGCAGCCTCGGCATTCCGGAACAATACGACCATCCGAAGTTCGACGAAGCCGCGCGGACGATCTTCCGCATTGCGCGCGAACATGGCGTCGGCGCGGGGATCCACTGCTGGTTCGGCAACGATAAGCACATCGCCTGGGCCAAGGCCGGCGCGAACCTCGTGATGCACAGTTCCGATATCGCGTCGTTCTCGAAGACGCTGAAAACCGGCATCGCCGAACTGCGCGAAGGGCTCGACGGCACGAAGAGATAA
- a CDS encoding MFS transporter yields the protein MPAPAAAPSLSTAGRRIILIVALLGWMASGFHMAITQLIGQAAMIDLLEDCGELDAAQHRAWAKQFGVDRKAQLNLDAATISPERKQFEAGRARVAGWFAWFQASLLFGAATGGLLFGWLGDRYGRARGMTVSILTLSSMAAVAYFARSPEQLCIAWFFSCLGVGGMWPNGVAMISEAWAGGSRSMVSGVMGTSANVGLFLMNTLAAKVAVTSDNWRWTLLVGAASLVLGIFALVFVPESPRWLALHRGGGSSGTAPRPAAMSEVFRGPLLATTLVAIALSTVPTMGGWGSAVWMQPWADEAGAAASPPDPYIKAYVGQARAVTGIVGSLLGGWIAAMVGRKLTFFLTSLACLSAAQFTFWRLVPTDAAFLPLVAVLGFFSGIYFGWLPLCLPEFFPMRNRSTGAGVGFNFGRIITATTLISSDGIIRYFAGDYAHIGRATSMIFAIGMIVIWFAPDTESGRLED from the coding sequence ATGCCTGCTCCCGCTGCCGCACCTTCGCTGTCGACCGCCGGTCGCCGGATCATTCTCATCGTTGCGTTGCTCGGCTGGATGGCCTCGGGCTTTCACATGGCGATCACGCAACTGATCGGCCAAGCGGCGATGATCGACTTGCTCGAAGATTGCGGCGAGCTCGACGCCGCGCAACATCGAGCCTGGGCGAAGCAATTCGGCGTCGATCGCAAAGCGCAGTTGAATTTGGATGCGGCGACGATTTCGCCGGAGCGAAAGCAGTTCGAAGCGGGGCGAGCACGCGTCGCCGGTTGGTTCGCTTGGTTTCAAGCTTCGCTCTTGTTCGGGGCAGCTACCGGCGGGCTGCTGTTCGGCTGGCTCGGCGATCGCTACGGCCGAGCGCGCGGAATGACGGTCAGCATTCTCACGTTGTCGTCGATGGCGGCCGTGGCGTACTTCGCTCGCTCGCCGGAGCAGCTTTGCATCGCTTGGTTTTTTTCCTGCTTGGGTGTCGGCGGGATGTGGCCCAACGGCGTCGCCATGATCAGCGAGGCTTGGGCCGGCGGCTCGCGATCGATGGTGTCGGGCGTGATGGGAACTTCGGCCAACGTCGGCTTGTTTCTCATGAACACGCTCGCGGCGAAAGTGGCGGTCACTTCCGACAACTGGCGCTGGACGCTGCTGGTCGGCGCCGCTTCCTTGGTGTTGGGAATCTTCGCCTTGGTCTTCGTGCCGGAATCGCCGCGCTGGTTGGCCCTGCATCGAGGTGGCGGCAGTTCGGGAACCGCGCCGCGCCCGGCCGCGATGAGCGAAGTGTTTCGCGGGCCGCTCCTCGCGACGACGCTCGTGGCGATCGCGTTGTCGACCGTGCCGACGATGGGAGGCTGGGGGAGCGCCGTGTGGATGCAGCCCTGGGCCGACGAAGCCGGCGCAGCTGCATCGCCGCCCGATCCATATATCAAAGCCTACGTCGGTCAGGCGCGCGCCGTGACGGGCATCGTCGGCAGCCTGCTCGGAGGTTGGATCGCCGCGATGGTCGGCCGGAAGCTGACCTTCTTCCTGACGAGCCTCGCTTGCTTGAGCGCCGCGCAGTTTACGTTTTGGAGATTGGTGCCGACGGACGCCGCGTTTCTTCCGCTCGTCGCCGTGCTGGGGTTCTTCAGCGGCATCTATTTCGGTTGGCTGCCGCTCTGCCTGCCGGAATTCTTTCCGATGCGGAATCGCTCGACGGGTGCCGGAGTCGGCTTCAATTTCGGTCGCATCATCACCGCCACGACGTTGATCTCGTCCGACGGCATCATCCGATATTTCGCCGGCGACTACGCCCACATCGGCCGCGCGACGAGCATGATTTTCGCCATCGGAATGATCGTGATATGGTTCGCTCCCGACACGGAATCAGGACGCTTGGAGGATTAA
- a CDS encoding DUF1549 domain-containing protein, giving the protein MLRILRRSLSLLLALSCWSAIAEAAAPLEPTAAAKTLPAASADYLQKVKPLLTARCYACHGALKQEAGLRLDTAAAIRTGGDSGPAIVPGDDGKSVLIARLTTSHLEERMPPEGEGAAFKPEEVALLRSWIAGGAAGPALEKPEADPRDHWSFRAPVRPPVPRVKNMAEVRNPIDAFLAAEQERRGVVPQPPAERGLLLRRVYLDLVGLPPTGEQLEAFLDDKSPDAYERVVERLLASPQYGERWGRHWMDVWRYSDWWGLGAEVRNSQKHIRHWRDWIIESLNADLGYDEMIRQMLAADELYPEDMQKIRATGFLVRSYFKFNRTTWLEQVVEHTSKGFLGLTLNCAKCHDHKYDPLPQKDFYRLRAFFEPYQVRTDELPGEADLERDGLPRVFDCHLEAATYRFVRGDESKPIKDDPIAPALPAIVTLDAPKIVPITLSRTAHEPGSRSWVVENHLRAAEAKIVAAKKAAEDKSPATKAAVVAAEAELIALRARIAADRERVTSTGEKFKKLAEAAATAERRAAVATAGILLAQSEVELVKARDTIAANEKKVAAEDAKKDPVLVDPAVKATAKKTAEKTIAAAEKKITEARAAQKTAEAAVAKVDVNYMPLAGSLKAFESSTETDVERRKPYPATSTGRRTALARMLTDKANPLVARVAVNHIWLRHMGKPLVPTIFDFGRKGTPPTNPELLDWLALELMDGPRDSKSGSSGSAWSMKHVHRLIVTSNAYRRSSSTADNPGAAERDSENVSYWRMNTIRIEAQAVRDALLQLSGELDLTSGGPTIDPKGAEFSMRRSLYFTHSHNEHHRFLSTFDDADVLDCYRREQSIVPQQALALANAQQSLKAAEKIAANLAKSPRVKTDDEFILAAFRLILASQPSGDEVAACRAALAEWRALPLANKADDASLRARVNLVHALLNHNDFVTVR; this is encoded by the coding sequence ATGCTGCGCATCCTCCGACGATCGCTGTCGCTGCTCCTCGCGCTGTCGTGCTGGTCGGCGATCGCCGAAGCCGCCGCACCGCTCGAGCCGACGGCAGCGGCGAAGACTTTGCCTGCCGCCTCGGCCGATTACCTGCAGAAGGTGAAGCCGCTCCTGACGGCCCGCTGCTACGCCTGCCACGGAGCGCTCAAGCAAGAAGCCGGCCTACGGCTCGACACGGCCGCGGCCATTCGCACCGGCGGCGACTCCGGGCCCGCGATCGTTCCCGGCGACGACGGCAAAAGCGTGCTCATCGCCCGTCTGACGACGTCGCACTTGGAAGAGCGGATGCCCCCCGAGGGAGAAGGGGCGGCATTCAAGCCGGAAGAAGTCGCGCTGCTGCGAAGCTGGATCGCCGGCGGAGCGGCCGGCCCGGCGCTAGAGAAACCGGAAGCCGACCCGCGCGACCATTGGTCGTTTCGCGCCCCCGTGCGACCGCCGGTGCCGCGCGTGAAGAACATGGCCGAGGTCCGCAACCCGATCGATGCCTTTCTCGCGGCCGAGCAAGAGCGGCGCGGCGTCGTGCCGCAACCGCCGGCCGAACGCGGCTTGTTGTTGCGGCGCGTCTATCTCGACCTCGTCGGCCTCCCACCGACCGGGGAGCAGCTGGAAGCGTTTCTCGACGATAAGTCGCCCGACGCTTATGAGCGCGTCGTCGAGCGGTTGTTGGCGAGCCCGCAGTACGGCGAGCGTTGGGGTCGCCATTGGATGGACGTCTGGCGCTACAGCGATTGGTGGGGGCTCGGCGCGGAAGTGCGCAATAGCCAAAAGCACATTCGTCATTGGCGCGATTGGATTATCGAGTCGCTCAATGCGGATCTCGGCTACGACGAGATGATCCGCCAGATGCTCGCGGCCGACGAACTTTATCCCGAAGACATGCAGAAGATCCGCGCGACCGGCTTCCTGGTGCGCAGCTACTTCAAATTCAATCGCACGACTTGGCTCGAGCAGGTCGTCGAGCATACGTCGAAGGGTTTCCTCGGGCTCACGCTCAACTGCGCGAAGTGCCACGATCACAAATACGATCCTCTGCCGCAAAAAGATTTCTATCGCTTACGCGCCTTCTTCGAGCCCTACCAAGTTCGCACCGACGAGCTGCCGGGCGAAGCCGATCTCGAGCGCGACGGCCTGCCGCGCGTCTTCGATTGCCATCTCGAGGCCGCCACGTATCGCTTCGTGCGCGGCGATGAATCGAAGCCGATCAAGGACGACCCAATCGCGCCGGCTCTTCCGGCGATCGTGACGCTCGACGCGCCGAAGATCGTGCCGATCACGCTCTCGCGCACGGCACATGAGCCGGGCTCGCGCTCGTGGGTCGTGGAGAATCACTTGCGCGCCGCCGAAGCGAAGATCGTCGCGGCGAAGAAAGCCGCGGAAGATAAATCCCCGGCGACGAAGGCCGCAGTCGTCGCTGCCGAAGCCGAGCTAATTGCGCTGCGGGCTCGCATCGCGGCCGATCGAGAGCGCGTTACGTCGACCGGCGAAAAGTTTAAGAAGCTGGCCGAAGCCGCGGCCACCGCGGAGCGCCGGGCTGCCGTTGCGACGGCCGGAATTCTGCTCGCGCAAAGCGAAGTCGAGTTGGTAAAGGCTCGCGACACGATCGCGGCGAACGAGAAGAAGGTCGCCGCCGAAGATGCGAAGAAAGATCCCGTGCTGGTCGATCCCGCAGTGAAAGCGACGGCGAAGAAAACCGCGGAGAAGACGATCGCCGCGGCGGAAAAGAAAATCACTGAAGCTCGGGCAGCGCAGAAGACGGCCGAAGCGGCGGTCGCGAAAGTCGACGTGAACTATATGCCGCTGGCCGGTTCGCTGAAGGCGTTCGAGTCGAGCACCGAGACCGACGTCGAACGTCGCAAGCCGTATCCCGCGACGAGCACCGGCCGACGCACGGCCTTGGCTCGCATGCTCACCGACAAAGCGAACCCGTTAGTGGCCCGCGTAGCGGTCAACCATATTTGGTTGCGGCACATGGGGAAGCCGCTCGTCCCGACGATCTTCGACTTCGGCCGCAAAGGAACGCCGCCGACGAATCCCGAGCTGCTCGATTGGCTCGCGCTGGAGCTGATGGACGGCCCGCGCGATTCCAAGTCGGGCTCGTCCGGTTCCGCTTGGTCGATGAAGCATGTGCATCGCTTGATCGTCACGTCGAATGCTTATCGTCGCAGTTCTTCGACGGCCGACAATCCCGGCGCAGCGGAGCGCGATTCGGAGAACGTCTCTTATTGGCGGATGAACACGATTCGGATCGAAGCGCAAGCCGTTCGCGACGCGCTCTTGCAACTCTCGGGCGAACTCGACCTCACGTCCGGCGGGCCGACGATCGATCCGAAGGGGGCCGAGTTCTCAATGCGGCGGAGCTTGTATTTCACTCATTCGCATAATGAGCACCATCGTTTTCTGTCGACGTTCGACGATGCCGACGTGCTCGATTGTTATCGCCGCGAGCAGAGCATCGTGCCGCAGCAAGCGTTGGCCTTGGCGAACGCGCAGCAATCGCTCAAGGCGGCCGAAAAGATCGCGGCGAATCTCGCGAAGTCGCCGCGCGTAAAAACCGACGACGAGTTCATCCTCGCCGCGTTTCGCTTGATCTTGGCTTCACAGCCGAGCGGCGATGAAGTTGCCGCCTGTCGCGCGGCGCTCGCAGAATGGCGCGCGCTGCCGCTCGCAAACAAAGCCGACGACGCTTCGCTCCGCGCGCGGGTGAACCTCGTGCATGCCTTGTTGAACCACAACGACTTCGTCACGGTACGATAA
- a CDS encoding DUF1501 domain-containing protein yields MNDRFNHSHSVPRRAFLGNLAGGCAGLALTSLLQRDARASVEAWSPPDGRPHFTPKAKNVIWLFMNGGVSHLESFDPKPMLTKYAGKTIAESPFSSVQDPEKLKLARKAVVNDANGRQRDKLYPLQVGFKKRGNLGIEVSDWWPHLSKCVDDLAFVRSMYATDDNHGAQTEFHSGRHMLDGEFPTFGAWVHYGLGSLNDELPQFISLGKREFWNNRAGHYLGPAHDAVPLRIDPKNPLDYGSPEVARTVDEQRIGFSLVDRLNRLRGTSEPHDKALAARIQSYELAFRMQRSIPDVMNFADETAETHKLYGLDRPETRDFGLQMLAARRFVERGVRFVQVQHGAGGAGAWDAHSGLKTNHTMNCLRVDQPIAALVTDLKQRGLLEDTIVMFASEFGRTPGTQGADGRDHHIFGFSVWMAGGGVKRGVIHGATDEIGFHAVENRHYVTDVHATLMQLLGLDSHRLEIPGRKRLDIDHGKAIREIIA; encoded by the coding sequence ATGAACGATCGCTTCAACCATTCGCACTCCGTGCCGCGTCGCGCGTTTCTCGGCAACTTGGCCGGCGGTTGCGCCGGCTTGGCGCTCACATCGCTGCTCCAGCGCGACGCGCGTGCAAGCGTCGAAGCGTGGTCGCCCCCCGATGGTCGTCCGCACTTCACGCCGAAGGCGAAGAACGTCATTTGGCTGTTCATGAACGGCGGCGTGAGCCATCTCGAATCGTTTGATCCGAAGCCGATGCTGACGAAGTATGCCGGCAAGACGATCGCCGAATCGCCGTTCTCCTCGGTGCAAGATCCGGAGAAGTTGAAGCTCGCGCGCAAGGCCGTGGTGAACGACGCCAACGGCCGGCAGCGCGACAAACTCTATCCGCTTCAAGTGGGCTTCAAGAAACGGGGCAACCTCGGCATCGAGGTGAGCGATTGGTGGCCGCATCTTTCGAAGTGCGTCGACGATCTCGCCTTCGTCCGCTCGATGTATGCGACCGACGACAACCACGGCGCGCAAACGGAGTTTCATTCCGGTCGGCACATGCTCGACGGCGAGTTTCCGACCTTCGGCGCTTGGGTTCACTACGGCCTGGGCTCGCTCAACGACGAACTGCCGCAATTCATTTCGCTCGGCAAGCGCGAGTTTTGGAACAACCGGGCCGGCCACTACCTCGGGCCCGCGCACGACGCGGTTCCGCTTCGGATCGATCCGAAGAACCCGCTCGATTACGGTTCGCCGGAAGTGGCCCGCACGGTCGACGAGCAGCGCATCGGCTTCTCGCTGGTCGACCGCTTGAACCGCCTGCGCGGGACCAGCGAACCGCACGACAAAGCACTCGCCGCGCGCATCCAATCGTACGAGCTCGCCTTCCGGATGCAGCGCTCGATTCCGGACGTGATGAACTTCGCCGATGAAACGGCCGAGACGCATAAGCTCTACGGACTCGATCGGCCCGAGACTCGCGACTTCGGTTTGCAGATGCTCGCGGCTCGGCGGTTCGTCGAGCGCGGAGTGCGCTTCGTCCAGGTGCAGCATGGCGCCGGCGGCGCAGGAGCCTGGGATGCGCATAGCGGCTTGAAGACGAACCATACGATGAACTGCTTACGCGTCGATCAGCCGATCGCGGCGCTCGTGACCGATCTGAAGCAGCGCGGGCTGTTGGAAGATACGATCGTGATGTTCGCCAGCGAGTTCGGCCGGACGCCCGGCACGCAAGGAGCCGACGGACGCGACCATCATATCTTCGGCTTCTCCGTCTGGATGGCGGGAGGCGGGGTCAAACGCGGCGTGATCCACGGCGCGACCGACGAGATCGGCTTCCACGCGGTCGAGAATCGGCACTACGTTACCGATGTCCACGCCACGCTGATGCAACTGCTCGGCCTCGACTCGCATCGCCTCGAAATTCCGGGCCGCAAGCGGCTCGACATCGACCACGGCAAAGCGATTCGCGAGATCATCGCGTAA
- a CDS encoding cupin domain-containing protein, protein MKPPTDLFADIPDNLPEELLQTLLDRPNLRVERIVSHGHASPEGFWYDQERHEWVVVLRGAARLRFADEDQPRTLKTGDYFNIPAHRRHRVEWTTPDEPTIWLALFYD, encoded by the coding sequence ATGAAACCACCCACCGATCTTTTCGCCGACATTCCCGACAACCTGCCGGAAGAGCTTCTGCAAACGCTTCTCGATCGGCCGAACCTCCGTGTCGAGCGCATCGTGTCGCATGGTCACGCGAGTCCCGAGGGATTTTGGTACGACCAAGAGCGGCATGAATGGGTCGTGGTGTTGCGCGGTGCCGCGCGGCTTCGCTTCGCCGACGAAGATCAACCCCGCACCTTGAAAACCGGCGACTACTTCAACATTCCGGCGCATCGTCGGCATCGCGTCGAATGGACGACGCCCGACGAGCCGACGATCTGGCTCGCCCTGTTTTACGACTAA
- a CDS encoding RNA-binding S4 domain-containing protein has translation MTEADMPMTPEPLRLDHFLKLSAMSETGGQAKTLIQGGEVKVNGEVETRRRRKLKVGDVVEIGGKQYPVMAIPPAE, from the coding sequence ATGACCGAAGCCGACATGCCCATGACGCCCGAGCCGTTGCGGCTCGACCACTTTCTGAAGCTTAGCGCCATGTCGGAAACCGGCGGACAAGCGAAGACGCTGATTCAAGGGGGCGAAGTGAAGGTCAACGGCGAAGTCGAAACGAGACGACGGCGGAAGCTCAAGGTCGGCGACGTCGTCGAGATCGGCGGCAAGCAATATCCGGTCATGGCGATTCCGCCGGCGGAATAA
- a CDS encoding PQQ-binding-like beta-propeller repeat protein, whose translation MSDDRKRTAVKRIALRCTVVALTWLAGLQAQAQSQAPSPGTIAGFPKLSAANDWPWWRGPTRDGHTSPNCRPPTKWSETENVVWKVPVPGRGHSSPTVAGNFVFLTTADEAKQIQAVVAFDRTTGRQLWKSEISQGGFPNTHTKNTHATPSVACDGDLLFVTFHHHDTLQTLALDLAGKIVWNESLGEFHPKRYEYGYAPSPVLYRNTVIIAAEYDGDSSLMALNRQTGSRVWRAPRPNNMSFSTPSINVVGKRELLTITGAGKLSCFDPATGRPLWDVEGTTDATCGTTVSDGDIIFASGGYPKAETIAVRAQGSGEVLWKNKLQCYEQSMLAYQGYLYQLTDNGVLYCFRGTDGQEMWHERLRGPVSASPIVAAGHVYWANERGTHYVFRTNPERLEMVAENILGDESMASPAVCGDRLFLRVASGAGAERQEYLYCIGRP comes from the coding sequence ATGAGCGATGATCGAAAAAGAACAGCTGTGAAGAGGATCGCGCTCAGGTGCACAGTCGTCGCCCTCACCTGGCTCGCAGGCTTGCAGGCGCAGGCTCAATCGCAAGCTCCGTCGCCAGGAACGATTGCCGGCTTCCCGAAACTTTCGGCCGCGAACGATTGGCCCTGGTGGCGCGGCCCGACGCGCGACGGCCACACGAGCCCCAACTGCCGCCCGCCGACGAAGTGGAGCGAGACGGAGAACGTCGTTTGGAAGGTGCCGGTTCCCGGTCGCGGACATTCCTCGCCGACGGTCGCCGGCAACTTCGTGTTTCTTACCACGGCCGACGAAGCCAAGCAGATTCAAGCAGTCGTCGCGTTCGATCGAACGACCGGTCGACAACTCTGGAAGTCCGAGATCAGCCAGGGAGGCTTTCCGAACACGCACACGAAGAACACGCACGCGACGCCGAGCGTGGCTTGCGACGGCGACTTGCTCTTCGTCACCTTTCATCATCACGATACGCTGCAAACCTTGGCGCTCGATCTCGCGGGAAAGATCGTCTGGAACGAATCGCTCGGCGAGTTTCATCCGAAGCGTTATGAATACGGTTATGCCCCGTCGCCGGTGCTGTATCGCAACACCGTGATCATCGCGGCCGAATACGACGGCGACAGTTCGCTCATGGCATTGAACCGCCAGACCGGCAGCCGGGTGTGGCGCGCGCCGCGGCCGAACAATATGTCGTTCTCCACCCCCTCGATCAACGTCGTCGGTAAGCGCGAGCTGCTGACCATTACCGGTGCGGGAAAGCTCTCCTGCTTCGATCCGGCGACCGGCCGCCCGCTGTGGGATGTCGAAGGAACCACGGACGCGACGTGCGGCACGACCGTCTCCGACGGCGATATCATTTTCGCGAGCGGCGGATACCCCAAGGCCGAGACGATCGCCGTGCGTGCCCAAGGTTCCGGCGAAGTCCTTTGGAAGAACAAGCTGCAATGCTACGAGCAATCGATGCTCGCCTACCAAGGCTACCTCTACCAGCTCACCGACAACGGCGTGTTGTATTGCTTCCGCGGAACCGACGGTCAGGAGATGTGGCACGAACGGCTGCGCGGACCGGTCAGCGCTTCGCCGATCGTCGCCGCAGGCCACGTCTACTGGGCCAATGAGCGAGGCACGCACTACGTCTTCCGCACGAATCCCGAACGGTTGGAAATGGTCGCCGAAAACATCCTCGGCGACGAATCGATGGCGAGCCCTGCCGTGTGCGGCGACCGGCTGTTTCTGCGCGTGGCGTCCGGTGCCGGAGCCGAGCGGCAAGAGTATCTGTATTGCATCGGCCGGCCGTAG